A portion of the Calliphora vicina chromosome 5, idCalVici1.1, whole genome shotgun sequence genome contains these proteins:
- the LOC135961467 gene encoding uncharacterized protein LOC135961467, producing MKVLTFPVVLMLNLVSIQAEMYSAKEALLLFNRDYKFNLNIFLKMNSKEYEQEYLEMLHVTETPKIVINDLKSDFKTIREFTNGYSLTVVYLYNSNFKESFELMDKLLWKLHLSHILIIWNSKADKLWSMEAIFQQCWQKGFVNVILWHQNKLFTYKPFPHIKTLELQNFSMFAERSYLRNFHHYAWILPFTEFSPRVFSYTDRWGKLMRSGSFYKIVELFVLHHNGTLNVYDIDMWSANITEMDIVQILMKNGFHFMANIMFGDVFYTASDALWIFYRNLIVPTAQGIHNSLYLTKSFSTGVWLIVVFIALVIFCLIYYSNNRQSNLCQQSSLLKTLAIVIGLSDSDYRYGSKLFNMLLLILSLLAAVLLVSFYNCNLSSLLITKLYEPELTTLEDISKTNLFIYEYTVDEQYYKNSDLPAIIYRRLMAGNNTYMLYNRKNLNVHLNIFAAFDDVSNYYLLQQRYLKKPRAKILDEGLYGHTFHIPVVHRLPVLDHFNRYLLYIKESGIVNKLIFDSQWDGIVSGDIQFFRDEEISPALTLQHFQFGFIIWLIGLMMASLCFVVERLRK from the coding sequence ATGAAGGTATTAACATTTCCTGTTGTTTTAATGCTTAACTTGGTAAGCATACAGGCGGAAATGTACTCAGCTAAGGAAGCTCTGCTGCTGTTTAATCGAGActataaatttaacttaaatattttcctaaaaatgaATTCAAAGGAATACGAACAAGAATATCTGGAAATGCTGCATGTTACTGAAACACCCAAGATAGTGATAAACGATTTGAAATCCGATTTCAAGACAATTCGTGAATTTACAAATGGTTACTCTCTAACAGTGGTTTATTTATATAACAGTAACTTTAAAGAATCATTCGAATTAATGGATAAATTATTATGGAAACTACATTTGTCACATATATTGATAATATGGAATTCTAAGGCAGACAAATTATGGTCTATGGAAGCAATTTTTCAACAGTGCTGGCAAAAAGGTTTTGTTAATGTAATACTGTGGCatcaaaacaaattattcaCCTACAAACCTTTTCCTCATATTAAGACTTTAGAATTACAGAATTTCTCCATGTTTGCTGAGAGAtcatatttgagaaatttccatCACTATGCCTGGATTTTACCTTTCACTGAATTTTCTCCTCGAGTTTTCAGCTACACTGATCGTTGGGGCAAATTGATGCGCAGCGGTTCATTCTATAAAATCGTTGAATTATTTGTACTTCATCATAATGGCACTTTGAATGTTTATGACATTGATATGTGGTCAGCTAATATAACCGAAATGGATATTGTGCAGATACTAATGAAAAATGGTTTTCATTTCATGGCCAATATCATGTTTGGAGATGTTTTTTATACCGCCAGTGATGCCTTGTGGATATTTTATCGTAATTTAATCGTTCCCACTGCCCAGGGGATACATAATAGTCTTTATTTAACGAAATCCTTTAGTACAGGAGTATGGCTTATTGTGGTTTTTATAGCTTtagttatattttgtttaatttactaTAGCAATAACAGGCAGAGTAACTTATGCCAACAAAGTTCTTTATTAAAGACTTTGGCTATTGTTATTGGTTTATCTGACAGTGATTATCGTTATGGCagcaaattatttaatatgttaCTGCTAATCTTAAGCCTGCTAGCAGCTGTGCTGCTGGTCAGCTTTTACAACTGCAATTTATCCAGTTTATTAATAACTAAACTCTATGAACCTGAACTGACAACTCTAGAGGATATTAGCAAAACTAATCtctttatttatgaatataccGTGGATGAACAGTATTACAAAAACTCCGATCTGCCAGCCATTATATATCGACGTTTAATGGCAGGCAATAACACTTATATGTTATACAATCGCAAGaatttaaatgttcatttgaaTATATTTGCCGCTTTTGATGATGTTTCCAACTACTACTTGCTGCAGCAGAGATATTTAAAGAAACCTCGAGCCAAAATATTGGACGAAGGTTTATATGGTCATACATTTCACATTCCTGTGGTCCATCGTTTGCCGGTTTTAGATCATTTCAATCGCTACTTGCTGTATATCAAGGAGAGTGGTATAGTGAATAAATTGATATTTGATAGTCAGTGGGATGGCATTGTTAGTGGCGACATACAGTTTTTCAGGGATGAAGAAATAAGTCCCGCTCTCACCTTGCAACATTTTCAGTTTGGTTTTATTATATGGCTAATTGGTTTGATGATGGCTAGTTTGTGTTTTGTGGTGGAAcgtttgagaaaataa
- the LOC135961468 gene encoding uncharacterized protein LOC135961468 encodes MYSAKEALLLFNRDYKFNLNIFIKINSKKYEQEYLEMLHVTETSKIVINDLKTDIKAIREFTNGYSLTVVYLFNGNFKESFELMDKLLWKLHLSHILIIWNFKSDNLSFLEAIFQQCWQKGFVNVILWHQNKLFTYKPFPHIKTLELQNFSMFAERSYLRNFHHYAWILPFTEFAPRLFSYTDGWGKLLRSGSFFKIVELFILHHNGTMNIYEFDMWSENMTLTKVKNILINHGFHFIANIIFEDDFYMASDSLWISYRNLIVPASQEISKSLYLTKSFKIEVWLIMIIIALVIFCLNYCNNSRNRKGCQQSDLFNKLQIVKDLLYSDVRNGSNLFYVLVVLLNLLATLLLDNFYNCSLSSLLVTRLFEPELRTLEDVGKTNLFIHEFTLDVEFYKQTDLPAIIYPRFYTGNNSNMYYNRKHLNVHLNMFTAFDDVCQYYLLQQRFLKNPLAKILDEGLYGHTFYITVAHRLPVLDHFNRYLLYIKESGIVNKLIFDSLWDGIVSGDIQFFRDEEISPSLTLEHFQYGFVIWLIGLMMGFVCFVVERLIK; translated from the coding sequence ATGTACTCAGCTAAGGAAGCTCTGCTGCTGTTTAATCGAGActataaatttaacttaaatattttcataaaaattaattcaaagaaATACGAACAAGAATATCTGGAAATGCTGCATGTTACTGAAACATCCAAGATAGTGATAAACGATTTGAAAACCGATATCAAGGCAATTCGTGAATTTACAAATGGTTACTCTCTAACAGTGGTTTATTTATTCAACGGTAACTTTAAAGAATCATTTGAATTAATGGATAAATTATTATGGAAACTACATTTGTCACATATATTGATAATATGGAATTTTAAGTCCGACAACTTAAGTTTTTTGGAAGCAATTTTTCAACAGTGCTGGCAAAAAGGTTTTGTTAATGTCATACTGTGGCatcaaaacaaattattcaCCTACAAACCTTTTCCTCACATTAAGACTTTAGAATTACAGAATTTCTCCATGTTTGCTGAGAGAtcatatttgagaaatttccatCACTATGCCTGGATTTTACCTTTCACAGAATTTGCTCCTCGACTTTTTAGCTACACAGATGGTTGGGGCAAATTATTGCGCAGCGGTTCATTCTTTAAAATCGTCGAATTATTTATACTTCATCATAATGGCACCATGAATATCTATGAATTTGATATGTGGTCAGAAAATATGACCTTAACGAAAgttaagaatattttaataaatcatgGTTTTCATTTCATAGCCAATATCATATTTGAAGATGATTTCTATATGGCCAGTGATTCATTGTGGATATCGTATCGTAATTTAATCGTACCCGCTTCCCAGGAAATATCCAAAAGTCTATATTTGACGAAATCCTTTAAAATAGAGGTATGgcttattatgattattatagctttagttatattttgtttaaattactgTAACAACAGCAGGAATCGTAAAGGATGTCAGCAAAGTGATTTATTCAATAAGCTACAGATTGTTAAAGATTTACTATACAGTGATGTACGAAATGGCAGCAACTTATTTTATGTTCTGGTGGTGCTTTTAAATCTGTTGGCAACTTTGCTGCTGGACAATTTTTACAACTGCAGTTTATCCAGTTTGTTAGTAACCAGGCTCTTTGAACCTGAACTAAGAACTCTAGAAGATGTCGGCAAAACAAATCTCTTTATCCATGAATTTACCTTGGATGTCGAGTTTTACAAACAAACGGATTTGCCAGCCATTATTTATCCACGATTTTACACAGGCAATAACTCCAACATGTACTACAATCGCAAGCatttaaatgttcatttgaaTATGTTCACTGCATTTGACGACGTTTGCCAATACTATTTGCTACAGCAGCGATTTTTAAAGAATCCCTTAGCCAAGATATTGGACGAAGGTTTGTATGGTCATACATTTTACATTACTGTGGCCCATCGTTTGCCGGTTTTAGATCATTTCAATCGCTACTTGCTGTATATCAAGGAGAGTGGTATAGTGAATAAATTGATATTTGATAGTCTGTGGGATGGCATTGTTAGTGGCGATATACAGTTTTTCAGGGATGAAGAAATAAGTCCTTCTCTTACCTTGGAACATTTTCAGTATGGTTTTGTTATATGGCTAATTGGTTTGATGATGGGATTTGTGTGTTTTGTGGTGGAACGTTtgataaaataa